A stretch of Cucumis sativus cultivar 9930 chromosome 2, Cucumber_9930_V3, whole genome shotgun sequence DNA encodes these proteins:
- the LOC101204696 gene encoding ankyrin-1, with translation MAPDASDALAARETVQQFLNAARIGNIDLLKNLAARLDDGKGLSGTVADIKDANKRGALHFAAREGKTEVCRFLIEELKLDVDTRDEDGETPLIHAARQGHTDTAKYLVERGANPAIASDLGATALHHSAGIGNIELLNFLLSRGPDVNSQSDAGTPLIWAAGHAQQEAVKLLLEHHANPNAETDDDITPLLSAVAAGSLACLDLLIQAGAKVNISAGGATPLHIAADSGNLEIINSLLQAGADPNATDEDGLKPIQVAAARGSRAGVEILLPLTSAVKEIPNWTTDGILEYMQNEINKDQAVSRNPEDNKHKDSTAREDLPEVSPEAKKKAAEAKSRGDDAFNTKDFHTAVDAYTQAIDLDPTDGTLLSNRSLCWIRLGQAEHALADAKACRALKPDWPKACYREGAALRLLQRFEEAANSFYEGVQLDPNNMALVNAFREAVEAGRKFHGTDKQKS, from the exons ATGGCCCCCGATGCTTCAGACGCTCTCGCAG CGAGGGAGACAGTCCAACAGTTTCTCAATGCTGCTCGTATAGGGAACATTGATCTTTTGAAGA aTTTGGCTGCTAGGCTTGATGATGGGAAGGGATTGTCGGGGACTGTGGCTGATATTAAGGATGCTAATAAGCGAGGAGCACTTCATTTTGCAGCAAGGGAGGGAAAAACTGAGGTTTGCAGGTTTTTGATTGAGGAGTTGAAGCTCGATGTTGATACAAGAGATGAAGATG GTGAAACCCCACTTATTCATGCTGCTCGACAGGGGCACACTGATACTGCAAAGTACCTTGTTGAGAGAGGTGCCAATCCTGCAATAGCAAGTGACTTAGGGGCCACAGCCCTCCATCATTCTGCAGGCATTG GAAATATTGAGCTGCTAAATTTTTTACTCTCAAGAGGTCCTGATGTTAATTCTCAAAGTGATGCGGGCACCCCTTTGATTTGGGCCGCTGGTCATGCCCAACAGGAAGCCGTAAAACTGCTTCTTGAGCACCACGCTAAT CCCAATGCTGAAACTGACGATGATATTACCCCCCTACTCTCGGCAGTGGCTGCTGGTTCTCTGGCTTGCTTGGATTTGTTGATTCAG GCAGGTGCAAAAGTAAATATTAGTGCTGGTGGAGCAACCCCTCTTCATATTGCTGCTGATAGTGGAAACcttgaaattattaatagTTTGTTACAAGCTGGGGCCGATCCTAATGCCACTGATGAG GATGGATTAAAGCCAATACAGGTTGCAGCAGCCAGAGGTAGTCGGGCAGGTGTTGAGATTCTTCTTCCCTTGACTTCAGCAGTTAAGGAAATTCCCAATTGGACCACTGACGGAATACTCGAGTATATGCAGAATGAAATCAACAAAGATCAG GCGGTTTCAAGAAATCCAGAGGATAATAAACATAAAGACTCCACAGCGCGAGAAGATTTGCCTGAG GTCTCACCCgaagcaaaaaagaaagccGCAGAGGCCAAATCCAGAGGGGATGATGCTTTCAATACAAAGGATTTTCATACAGCGGTTGATGCCTATACACAG GCCATCGACCTGGATCCAACTGATGGTACGTTACTTTCCAACCGAAGTCTTTGTTGGATACGGTTAGGTCAAGCTGAGCATGCCTTAGCAGATGCAAAGGCATGCAGAGCATTGAAACCAGATTGGCCTAAAGCTTGCTATCGTGAAGGTGCAGCTTTACGTTTATTGCAG AGGTTCGAAGAAGCAGCAAACTCTTTTTATGAGGGCGTCCAGCTTGACCCTAACAATATGGCACTAGTTAATGCTTTCAG GGAAGCAGTCGAAGCAGGTAGAAAGTTTCACGGCACtgataaacaaaaatcataa
- the LOC101205182 gene encoding PRA1 family protein E, giving the protein MSSVKFSSGYGAVPSQAAATIPTTSSGAPPSFPSSSSFLERAKTTTQSLIATQRPWRELFDFSAFSLPFSYDDAMARIRQNVNYFRVNYALVMLIIVFLSLFWHPISIIVFLLIFVAWLFFYFFRDQPLVLFNQTFDDKVVLGVLSIFTIIALVSTDVGSNVLGALITGVTVVGLHSAFRITADHFLDEETAAEGGLLSVVGNQQQQRGYTRI; this is encoded by the coding sequence ATGTCATCGGTAAAATTCTCCTCTGGCTACGGCGCCGTTCCTTCTCAGGCTGCCGCCACGATCCCCACCACTTCTTCCGGAGCTCCACCATCTTTCCCTTCCAGTTCCTCCTTCCTAGAACGCGCTAAAACCACTACACAATCCCTAATCGCCACACAGCGGCCATGGCGAGAGCTTTTCGATTTCTCCgctttctctcttcctttcaGCTACGACGATGCCATGGCTAGAATCCGTCAGAATGTCAACTACTTCCGTGTTAATTACGCTTTGGTGATGCTCATCATCGTTTTTTTGAGCTTGTTCTGGCACCCGATTTCGATCATCGTCTTCTTGCTGATCTTCGTTGCTTGGTTGTTCTTCTACTTCTTTCGTGATCAGCCTCTTGTTCTGTTCAATCAAACGTTTGATGATAAAGTTGTTTTGGGGGTTTTGAGCATTTTTACCATCATTGCTCTTGTTTCTACTGATGTGGGATCGAACGTTTTAGGAGCTCTAATTACAGGTGTGACAGTGGTTGGACTGCACTCGGCTTTTCGGATTACGGCGGACCATTTTCTCGATGAGGAAACTGCCGCAGAAGGGGGATTGCTGTCGGTTGTGGGTAATCAGCAACAACAACGAGGTTATACTCGGATTTGA
- the LOC101205424 gene encoding probable prefoldin subunit 4 yields MQQGGGSESEVTWEDQQNINKFSRLNNRFHELEDEIRTAKETNENLEDASNELILSDDDVIRFQIGEVFAHIPKEEVEGRLEQMKEENVENLEKLKEEKDSIVAQMAELKKILYGKFKDSINLEDD; encoded by the exons ATGCAGCAG GGCGGAGGATCTGAGTCGGAGGTCACGTGGGAGGACCAACAGAACATTAACAAATTTAGTCGGTTGAACAATCGGTTCCACGAGCTTGAAGATGAGATTAGAACTGCAAAG GAAACAAATGAGAATCTAGAGGATGCAAGTAATGAGTTGATTCTCAGTGATGACGATGTGATTCGTTTCCAAATTGGGGAAGTTTTTGCCCATATACCGAAGGAAGAAGTTGAAGGCAGGTTGGAACAAATGAAGGAGGAAAATGTTGAGAACTTGGAGAAACTTAAGGAAGAAAAGGATTCTATCGTGGCCCAGATGGCTGAGTTGAAGAAAATTCTGTACGGGAAGTTCAAAGATTCCATCAATCTAGAAGACGATTAA
- the LOC101204938 gene encoding E3 ubiquitin protein ligase DRIP2 isoform X1 yields MAGQVVRVKREILEACMTCPLCNKLLKEATTISLCLHTFCRKCIYEKLSDDEVDCCPVCDIDLGCLPVEKLRPDHNLQDIRAKIFPLKRRKICAPEISPLASLPVKRKERSLSSLVVNTPKVSMQSGGLTGRRSKNVGRTAAALRRCNFGTEEPLKKEEDSGEDHTTSSSSSDYLKNVRFRQRRQDSSMPEPSNSLRHEHLKNNVEAVEGKADLWTPLNCLVEAANRTKSTKLNFQGSSMAKLEPSNVADGDVDAEETKEKALSLGAPNYGLFMPKARNKEHGSNPKAKDNHNNGTASLPETMKRKRLRATARNKAAASAELSSPAQLVLDASAAKCRRNSPIWFTLIASEDSFRKGGFPLPQISTPYLRIKDGKMPVSSIQKYLVKKLDLKSEAEVEILCRGQPVLPTQQLQNLVDLWFRTASTAKKTPASVGSSAKDFVMVLSYCRKVQSP; encoded by the exons ATGGCGGGTCAAGTGGTGAGAGTGAAGAGGGAAATTCTTGAAGCATGCATGACGTGCCCTCTTTGCAACAAGCTCTTGAAGGAAGCTACTACCATATCTCTTTGTCTTCACACGT TTTGCAGGAAATGCATATATGAGAAACTCTCAGACGACGAGGTTGATTGTTGTCCTGTATGCGACATTGATCTGGGCTGTCTTCCTGTGGAAAAATTGAG GCCAGACCACAATTTACAAGATATAAGGGCCAAAATATTTCCTCTTAAACGGAGAAAGATTTGTGCACCTGAAATTTCACCCTTGGCTTCATTGCCTGTAAAAAGGAAGGAGAGATCGCTATCTTCGTTGGTCGTAAACACTCCCAAAGTGTCAATGCAGAGTGGTGGTTTGACTGGAAGAAGATCCAAGAATGTTGGAAGAACGGCTGCTGCTTTACGAAGATGTAATTTTGGCACTGAGGAACCgctaaagaaagaagaagattctGGAGAAGATCATACAACTAGTTCCAGCTCTTctgattatttgaaaaatgttcgCTTTCGGCAGAGAAGGCAG GACTCGTCTATGCCTGAGCCTTCTAACAGTCTAAGACACGAGCATCTTAAGAATAATGTAGAAGCAGTAGAAGGAAAAGCCGATCTCTGGACTCCTTTGAATTGTTTGGTTGAAGCTGCTAACAGAACGAAGTCTACCAAGCTAAATTTCCAAGGGTCATCAATGGCCAAACTAGAACCATCTAATGTCGCTGATGGCGATGTTGATGCAGAAGAAACTAAGGAGAAAGCACTGTCACTTGGAGCTCCAAATTATGGATTATTTATGCCAAAAGCAAGAAATAAGGAGCATGGAAGCAACCCAAAGGCAAAAGATAACCATAATAATGGGACTGCATCACTCCCAGAAACCATGAAACGCAAAAGATTGAGGGCAACTGCTCGCAACAAGGCAGCTGCATCTGCTGAGCTCAGTTCTCCAGCACAACTCGTGCTTGATGCGTCAGCTGCTAAATGTAGAAGAAATAGTCCAATCTGGTTCACATTAATAGCTTCGGAGGACAG ttttaggAAAGGTGGTTTTCCGTTGCCTCAAATATCAACTCCGTACTTGAGAATAAA GGATGGGAAAATGCCTGTTTCTTCCATCCAAAAGTATCTTGTAAAGAAACTAGATCTTAAGAGTGAAGCTGAG GTGGAAATCTTGTGTCGGGGTCAGCCAGTGCTACCAACACAGCAGCTACAGAACTTAGTCGACTTGTGGTTTCGGACAGCATCAACAGCAAAGAAAACTCCAGCATCTGTTGGCTCATCTGCAAAGGACTTCGTTATGGTTTTATCATACTGTCGAAAAGTCCAAAGCCCTTGA
- the LOC101204938 gene encoding E3 ubiquitin protein ligase DRIP2 isoform X2 has protein sequence MAGQVVRVKREILEACMTCPLCNKLLKEATTISLCLHTFCRKCIYEKLSDDEVDCCPVCDIDLGCLPVEKLRPDHNLQDIRAKIFPLKRRKICAPEISPLASLPVKRKERSLSSLVVNTPKVSMQSGGLTGRRSKNVGRTAAALRRCNFGTEEPLKKEEDSGEDHTTSSSSSDYLKNVRFRQRRQDSSMPEPSNSLRHEHLKNNVEAVEGKADLWTPLNCLVEAANRTKSTKLNFQGSSMAKLEPSNVADGDVDAEETKEKALSLGAPNYGLFMPKARNKEHGSNPKAKDNHNNGTASLPETMKRKRLRATARNKAAASAELSSPAQLVLDASAAKCRRNSPIWFTLIASEDRKGGFPLPQISTPYLRIKDGKMPVSSIQKYLVKKLDLKSEAEVEILCRGQPVLPTQQLQNLVDLWFRTASTAKKTPASVGSSAKDFVMVLSYCRKVQSP, from the exons ATGGCGGGTCAAGTGGTGAGAGTGAAGAGGGAAATTCTTGAAGCATGCATGACGTGCCCTCTTTGCAACAAGCTCTTGAAGGAAGCTACTACCATATCTCTTTGTCTTCACACGT TTTGCAGGAAATGCATATATGAGAAACTCTCAGACGACGAGGTTGATTGTTGTCCTGTATGCGACATTGATCTGGGCTGTCTTCCTGTGGAAAAATTGAG GCCAGACCACAATTTACAAGATATAAGGGCCAAAATATTTCCTCTTAAACGGAGAAAGATTTGTGCACCTGAAATTTCACCCTTGGCTTCATTGCCTGTAAAAAGGAAGGAGAGATCGCTATCTTCGTTGGTCGTAAACACTCCCAAAGTGTCAATGCAGAGTGGTGGTTTGACTGGAAGAAGATCCAAGAATGTTGGAAGAACGGCTGCTGCTTTACGAAGATGTAATTTTGGCACTGAGGAACCgctaaagaaagaagaagattctGGAGAAGATCATACAACTAGTTCCAGCTCTTctgattatttgaaaaatgttcgCTTTCGGCAGAGAAGGCAG GACTCGTCTATGCCTGAGCCTTCTAACAGTCTAAGACACGAGCATCTTAAGAATAATGTAGAAGCAGTAGAAGGAAAAGCCGATCTCTGGACTCCTTTGAATTGTTTGGTTGAAGCTGCTAACAGAACGAAGTCTACCAAGCTAAATTTCCAAGGGTCATCAATGGCCAAACTAGAACCATCTAATGTCGCTGATGGCGATGTTGATGCAGAAGAAACTAAGGAGAAAGCACTGTCACTTGGAGCTCCAAATTATGGATTATTTATGCCAAAAGCAAGAAATAAGGAGCATGGAAGCAACCCAAAGGCAAAAGATAACCATAATAATGGGACTGCATCACTCCCAGAAACCATGAAACGCAAAAGATTGAGGGCAACTGCTCGCAACAAGGCAGCTGCATCTGCTGAGCTCAGTTCTCCAGCACAACTCGTGCTTGATGCGTCAGCTGCTAAATGTAGAAGAAATAGTCCAATCTGGTTCACATTAATAGCTTCGGAGGACAG gAAAGGTGGTTTTCCGTTGCCTCAAATATCAACTCCGTACTTGAGAATAAA GGATGGGAAAATGCCTGTTTCTTCCATCCAAAAGTATCTTGTAAAGAAACTAGATCTTAAGAGTGAAGCTGAG GTGGAAATCTTGTGTCGGGGTCAGCCAGTGCTACCAACACAGCAGCTACAGAACTTAGTCGACTTGTGGTTTCGGACAGCATCAACAGCAAAGAAAACTCCAGCATCTGTTGGCTCATCTGCAAAGGACTTCGTTATGGTTTTATCATACTGTCGAAAAGTCCAAAGCCCTTGA
- the LOC101204938 gene encoding E3 ubiquitin protein ligase DRIP2 isoform X3 — protein MAGQVVRVKREILEACMTCPLCNKLLKEATTISLCLHTFCRKCIYEKLSDDEVDCCPVCDIDLGCLPVEKLRPDHNLQDIRAKIFPLKRRKICAPEISPLASLPVKRKERSLSSLVVNTPKVSMQSGGLTGRRSKNVGRTAAALRRCNFGTEEPLKKEEDSGEDHTTSSSSSDYLKNVRFRQRRQDSSMPEPSNSLRHEHLKNNVEAVEGKADLWTPLNCLVEAANRTKSTKLNFQGSSMAKLEPSNVADGDVDAEETKEKALSLGAPNYGLFMPKARNKEHGSNPKAKDNHNNGTASLPETMKRKRLRATARNKAAASAELSSPAQLVLDASAAKCRRNSPIWFTLIASEDSFRKGGFPLPQISTPYLRIKWKSCVGVSQCYQHSSYRT, from the exons ATGGCGGGTCAAGTGGTGAGAGTGAAGAGGGAAATTCTTGAAGCATGCATGACGTGCCCTCTTTGCAACAAGCTCTTGAAGGAAGCTACTACCATATCTCTTTGTCTTCACACGT TTTGCAGGAAATGCATATATGAGAAACTCTCAGACGACGAGGTTGATTGTTGTCCTGTATGCGACATTGATCTGGGCTGTCTTCCTGTGGAAAAATTGAG GCCAGACCACAATTTACAAGATATAAGGGCCAAAATATTTCCTCTTAAACGGAGAAAGATTTGTGCACCTGAAATTTCACCCTTGGCTTCATTGCCTGTAAAAAGGAAGGAGAGATCGCTATCTTCGTTGGTCGTAAACACTCCCAAAGTGTCAATGCAGAGTGGTGGTTTGACTGGAAGAAGATCCAAGAATGTTGGAAGAACGGCTGCTGCTTTACGAAGATGTAATTTTGGCACTGAGGAACCgctaaagaaagaagaagattctGGAGAAGATCATACAACTAGTTCCAGCTCTTctgattatttgaaaaatgttcgCTTTCGGCAGAGAAGGCAG GACTCGTCTATGCCTGAGCCTTCTAACAGTCTAAGACACGAGCATCTTAAGAATAATGTAGAAGCAGTAGAAGGAAAAGCCGATCTCTGGACTCCTTTGAATTGTTTGGTTGAAGCTGCTAACAGAACGAAGTCTACCAAGCTAAATTTCCAAGGGTCATCAATGGCCAAACTAGAACCATCTAATGTCGCTGATGGCGATGTTGATGCAGAAGAAACTAAGGAGAAAGCACTGTCACTTGGAGCTCCAAATTATGGATTATTTATGCCAAAAGCAAGAAATAAGGAGCATGGAAGCAACCCAAAGGCAAAAGATAACCATAATAATGGGACTGCATCACTCCCAGAAACCATGAAACGCAAAAGATTGAGGGCAACTGCTCGCAACAAGGCAGCTGCATCTGCTGAGCTCAGTTCTCCAGCACAACTCGTGCTTGATGCGTCAGCTGCTAAATGTAGAAGAAATAGTCCAATCTGGTTCACATTAATAGCTTCGGAGGACAG ttttaggAAAGGTGGTTTTCCGTTGCCTCAAATATCAACTCCGTACTTGAGAATAAA GTGGAAATCTTGTGTCGGGGTCAGCCAGTGCTACCAACACAGCAGCTACAGAACTTAG
- the LOC101204938 gene encoding E3 ubiquitin protein ligase DRIP2 isoform X4: protein MAGQVVRVKREILEACMTCPLCNKLLKEATTISLCLHTFCRKCIYEKLSDDEVDCCPVCDIDLGCLPVEKLRPDHNLQDIRAKIFPLKRRKICAPEISPLASLPVKRKERSLSSLVVNTPKVSMQSGGLTGRRSKNVGRTAAALRRCNFGTEEPLKKEEDSGEDHTTSSSSSDYLKNVRFRQRRQDSSMPEPSNSLRHEHLKNNVEAVEGKADLWTPLNCLVEAANRTKSTKLNFQGSSMAKLEPSNVADGDVDAEETKEKALSLGAPNYGLFMPKARNKEHGSNPKAKDNHNNGTASLPETMKRKRLRATARNKAAASAELSSPAQLVLDASAAKCRRNSPIWFTLIASEDRKGGFPLPQISTPYLRIKWKSCVGVSQCYQHSSYRT, encoded by the exons ATGGCGGGTCAAGTGGTGAGAGTGAAGAGGGAAATTCTTGAAGCATGCATGACGTGCCCTCTTTGCAACAAGCTCTTGAAGGAAGCTACTACCATATCTCTTTGTCTTCACACGT TTTGCAGGAAATGCATATATGAGAAACTCTCAGACGACGAGGTTGATTGTTGTCCTGTATGCGACATTGATCTGGGCTGTCTTCCTGTGGAAAAATTGAG GCCAGACCACAATTTACAAGATATAAGGGCCAAAATATTTCCTCTTAAACGGAGAAAGATTTGTGCACCTGAAATTTCACCCTTGGCTTCATTGCCTGTAAAAAGGAAGGAGAGATCGCTATCTTCGTTGGTCGTAAACACTCCCAAAGTGTCAATGCAGAGTGGTGGTTTGACTGGAAGAAGATCCAAGAATGTTGGAAGAACGGCTGCTGCTTTACGAAGATGTAATTTTGGCACTGAGGAACCgctaaagaaagaagaagattctGGAGAAGATCATACAACTAGTTCCAGCTCTTctgattatttgaaaaatgttcgCTTTCGGCAGAGAAGGCAG GACTCGTCTATGCCTGAGCCTTCTAACAGTCTAAGACACGAGCATCTTAAGAATAATGTAGAAGCAGTAGAAGGAAAAGCCGATCTCTGGACTCCTTTGAATTGTTTGGTTGAAGCTGCTAACAGAACGAAGTCTACCAAGCTAAATTTCCAAGGGTCATCAATGGCCAAACTAGAACCATCTAATGTCGCTGATGGCGATGTTGATGCAGAAGAAACTAAGGAGAAAGCACTGTCACTTGGAGCTCCAAATTATGGATTATTTATGCCAAAAGCAAGAAATAAGGAGCATGGAAGCAACCCAAAGGCAAAAGATAACCATAATAATGGGACTGCATCACTCCCAGAAACCATGAAACGCAAAAGATTGAGGGCAACTGCTCGCAACAAGGCAGCTGCATCTGCTGAGCTCAGTTCTCCAGCACAACTCGTGCTTGATGCGTCAGCTGCTAAATGTAGAAGAAATAGTCCAATCTGGTTCACATTAATAGCTTCGGAGGACAG gAAAGGTGGTTTTCCGTTGCCTCAAATATCAACTCCGTACTTGAGAATAAA GTGGAAATCTTGTGTCGGGGTCAGCCAGTGCTACCAACACAGCAGCTACAGAACTTAG
- the LOC101204938 gene encoding E3 ubiquitin protein ligase DRIP2 isoform X5, whose protein sequence is MAFKMPDHNLQDIRAKIFPLKRRKICAPEISPLASLPVKRKERSLSSLVVNTPKVSMQSGGLTGRRSKNVGRTAAALRRCNFGTEEPLKKEEDSGEDHTTSSSSSDYLKNVRFRQRRQDSSMPEPSNSLRHEHLKNNVEAVEGKADLWTPLNCLVEAANRTKSTKLNFQGSSMAKLEPSNVADGDVDAEETKEKALSLGAPNYGLFMPKARNKEHGSNPKAKDNHNNGTASLPETMKRKRLRATARNKAAASAELSSPAQLVLDASAAKCRRNSPIWFTLIASEDSFRKGGFPLPQISTPYLRIKDGKMPVSSIQKYLVKKLDLKSEAEVEILCRGQPVLPTQQLQNLVDLWFRTASTAKKTPASVGSSAKDFVMVLSYCRKVQSP, encoded by the exons ATGGCTTTCAAGAT GCCAGACCACAATTTACAAGATATAAGGGCCAAAATATTTCCTCTTAAACGGAGAAAGATTTGTGCACCTGAAATTTCACCCTTGGCTTCATTGCCTGTAAAAAGGAAGGAGAGATCGCTATCTTCGTTGGTCGTAAACACTCCCAAAGTGTCAATGCAGAGTGGTGGTTTGACTGGAAGAAGATCCAAGAATGTTGGAAGAACGGCTGCTGCTTTACGAAGATGTAATTTTGGCACTGAGGAACCgctaaagaaagaagaagattctGGAGAAGATCATACAACTAGTTCCAGCTCTTctgattatttgaaaaatgttcgCTTTCGGCAGAGAAGGCAG GACTCGTCTATGCCTGAGCCTTCTAACAGTCTAAGACACGAGCATCTTAAGAATAATGTAGAAGCAGTAGAAGGAAAAGCCGATCTCTGGACTCCTTTGAATTGTTTGGTTGAAGCTGCTAACAGAACGAAGTCTACCAAGCTAAATTTCCAAGGGTCATCAATGGCCAAACTAGAACCATCTAATGTCGCTGATGGCGATGTTGATGCAGAAGAAACTAAGGAGAAAGCACTGTCACTTGGAGCTCCAAATTATGGATTATTTATGCCAAAAGCAAGAAATAAGGAGCATGGAAGCAACCCAAAGGCAAAAGATAACCATAATAATGGGACTGCATCACTCCCAGAAACCATGAAACGCAAAAGATTGAGGGCAACTGCTCGCAACAAGGCAGCTGCATCTGCTGAGCTCAGTTCTCCAGCACAACTCGTGCTTGATGCGTCAGCTGCTAAATGTAGAAGAAATAGTCCAATCTGGTTCACATTAATAGCTTCGGAGGACAG ttttaggAAAGGTGGTTTTCCGTTGCCTCAAATATCAACTCCGTACTTGAGAATAAA GGATGGGAAAATGCCTGTTTCTTCCATCCAAAAGTATCTTGTAAAGAAACTAGATCTTAAGAGTGAAGCTGAG GTGGAAATCTTGTGTCGGGGTCAGCCAGTGCTACCAACACAGCAGCTACAGAACTTAGTCGACTTGTGGTTTCGGACAGCATCAACAGCAAAGAAAACTCCAGCATCTGTTGGCTCATCTGCAAAGGACTTCGTTATGGTTTTATCATACTGTCGAAAAGTCCAAAGCCCTTGA
- the LOC101203467 gene encoding photosystem II reaction center W protein, chloroplastic, which translates to MASTLLPHSRLLLKGSSKLLTSPTMAAHRLPTLQKMKKGGIKCSVEEKPEGKKLSEESMVPGTVGAVAMAALAAAGPAVALVDERLSTEGTGLPFGLSNNLLGWILAVVFALIWALYFVYASSLDEDEDSGLSL; encoded by the exons ATGGCTTCTACTCTGCTTCCTCACTCCAGGCTTTTACTCAAAGGATCATCCAAGCTTCTTACATCCCCAACAATGGCAGCTCACA GGTTGCCCACGTTGCAAAAGATGAAGAAGGGAGGGATAAAATGTAGTGTGGAGGAGAAGCCAGAAGGGAAGAAGCTGTCAGAAGAAAGCATGGTTCCGGGAACAGTGGGCGCAGTGGCGATGGCTGCATTGGCAGCGGCAGGACCTGCGGTGGCGCTGGTGGATGAGAGGTTGAGCACAGAAGGGACAGGGCTGCCTTTTGGTTTGAGCAACAACCTTCTTGGGTGGATTTTGGCTGTGGTGTTTGCTTTAATTTGGGCTCTATATTTTGTCTATGCTTCATCCTTGGATGAGGATGAAGATTCTGGTTTGTCACTTTGA
- the LOC101203961 gene encoding pathogenesis-related protein PR-4 — protein MEKKSLVSFVMLLCSCLVMMSKAQSGSNVRATFNLYNAPQINWDLNAVSAFCSTWDANQPLEWRSQYGWTAFCGPLGPLGQHSCGLCLLVTNVQTGAQQTVRIVDQCSNGGLDLDVGVFQSLDTDGNGIANGFLTMNYDFVNC, from the exons atggagaaaaaaagtttggtGTCGTTTGTAATGTTGTTGTGTTCATGTCTTGTAATGATGTCCAAAGCTCAAAGTGGGAGTAACGTTAGAGCAACATTTAACTTATACAATGCTCCACAAATCAATTGGGATTTGAATGCTGTGAGTGCATTTTGTTCAACCTGGGATGCAAATCAACCTTTGGAATGGCGTAGCCAATATGGATGGACTGCCTTTTGTGGCCCTCTTGGACCTCTTGGCCAACACTCTTGTGGCCTATGTTTATTA GTGACTAACGTTCAAACAGGAGCTCAACAAACAGTGAGAATTGTTGATCAATGTAGTAATGGAGGGTTAGATTTGGACGTTGGAGTGTTTCAAAGTCTCGACACCGATGGAAATGGCATTGCTAATGGCTTTCTCACAATGAACTATGATTTTGTGAATTGTTGA
- the LOC101204206 gene encoding pathogenesis-related protein PR-4, with amino-acid sequence MKRGSLIIIFALALWASLLGSGKGQSASNVLATYNFYNPQTIGWNYMTASVFCSTWDANKPLNWRKHYGWTAFCGPVGPSGRNSCGRCLRVRNTETGDEETVRIVDQCSNGGLDLDFGVFQKLDTNGNGFARGHLIVDYRFVNC; translated from the exons ATGAAGAGAGGaagtttgattattatttttgctttGGCTTTGTGGGCAAGCCTGCTTGGCAGTGGCAAGGGCCAAAGCGCAAGCAATGTGTTAGCAACCTATAATTTTTACAATCCTCAAACCATAGGCTGGAATTATATGACAGCCAGTGTGTTTTGTTCAACTTGGGATGCTAATAAGCCCTTGAATTGGCGCAAACACTATGGTTGGACTGCCTTTTGCGGCCCCGTCGGCCCATCAGGTCGAAATTCTTGTGGCCGATGTCTTAGG GTGAGAAACACAGAAACAGGAGATGAAGAAACAGTAAGAATTGTGGATCAATGCAGCAATGGTGGCTTAGATTTGGACTTTggtgtttttcaaaaattggaCACTAATGGAAATGGCTTTGCTCGTGGTCATCTTATAGTTGATTACCGCTTCGTTAATTGCTAA